A part of Candidatus Hinthialibacter antarcticus genomic DNA contains:
- a CDS encoding Gfo/Idh/MocA family oxidoreductase, protein MNKKPEVNRRSFLEGSAASITAMCAPMVAASSVIGANDSISMGIIGAGGRGRSVMRDFLRQDAKFIAMSEIYDAEAAETMNMLDDGVKNYRDYRKLLERKDIDAVLIATPEHQHCTQLINAVQAGKDAYCEKPMSNTIEEGYRTVQAVRATNQVVQIGMQRRSSETVMKAKKLISDGKIGKIYMVKAWWNWVLSHPLDNSPLPHDLDWDAFCYPKKNVPFEPMKYREWRYFWPFSGGNVTDQGTHLMDVVQWFMDSDPPKSAECFGDVYRMTGAETPDIFTAIYDYGSFQASWTLNYTNKYQSGWTIQFQGTDGTININDSGAEVYEEPWNMDNPYQMTYDTKPAMKIEGSIPTAPHTQNFLDCIKSRKNPNAPVEVGHSAVCGPHMANVAWHKKERAYMRSDLSGTY, encoded by the coding sequence ATGAACAAAAAGCCGGAAGTAAACCGCCGTTCGTTTTTAGAAGGCTCAGCCGCCAGCATTACCGCGATGTGCGCGCCAATGGTCGCCGCCAGCAGCGTCATCGGCGCCAATGACTCAATCAGTATGGGTATCATCGGCGCGGGCGGACGCGGACGCAGCGTGATGCGCGATTTTCTGCGCCAGGACGCCAAGTTTATCGCCATGAGCGAAATCTATGACGCCGAAGCCGCTGAAACCATGAATATGCTTGACGACGGCGTCAAAAATTACCGCGACTACAGAAAACTATTAGAGCGAAAAGACATCGACGCCGTCTTGATCGCCACGCCCGAACACCAACACTGCACCCAACTCATCAACGCCGTGCAAGCGGGCAAAGACGCCTATTGCGAAAAGCCCATGTCTAACACTATCGAAGAGGGCTACCGCACCGTGCAGGCGGTGCGCGCCACCAACCAAGTTGTTCAGATCGGCATGCAACGCCGTAGTTCAGAAACGGTGATGAAAGCCAAAAAACTGATTTCAGACGGAAAAATCGGCAAGATATATATGGTCAAAGCCTGGTGGAACTGGGTGCTTTCGCATCCGCTTGATAACTCGCCTCTGCCGCATGATCTCGATTGGGACGCGTTCTGCTACCCAAAAAAGAACGTGCCGTTTGAACCGATGAAATACCGCGAGTGGCGCTACTTCTGGCCGTTTTCCGGCGGCAACGTCACCGACCAGGGCACCCACCTGATGGACGTCGTGCAATGGTTTATGGACAGCGATCCGCCCAAGTCAGCGGAATGTTTCGGCGACGTGTATCGCATGACTGGCGCCGAGACCCCCGACATCTTTACCGCCATTTATGACTATGGTTCGTTCCAGGCGTCTTGGACTCTCAATTACACAAACAAATACCAAAGCGGTTGGACGATTCAGTTCCAAGGCACGGACGGCACCATCAATATCAACGACTCGGGCGCCGAGGTTTATGAAGAACCTTGGAACATGGACAACCCCTACCAAATGACATACGACACCAAGCCCGCGATGAAAATCGAAGGCAGTATCCCCACCGCGCCGCATACGCAGAATTTTCTGGATTGCATCAAGTCGCGCAAAAACCCGAACGCGCCGGTTGAGGTGGGCCACTCGGCTGTTTGCGGGCCGCACATGGCGAACGTCGCCTGGCACAAGAAAGAACGCGCCTACATGCGCAGCGATTTGAGCGGAACGTATTAG
- a CDS encoding thioesterase family protein, protein MSFPTRTFPYKVIYADTDAGGVVYYANYLRLFEYARALYVEAAGFTLPELEERNCLFVCRRAEADYLLSAKLGDALDIETRVEAGGKAFLDFTYTITRINKDGEREEIARGYTKMVCTALKNGRLAPQRMPAWLLEQMQSQS, encoded by the coding sequence ATGTCATTTCCCACGCGTACCTTTCCATACAAAGTCATTTACGCCGACACCGACGCGGGCGGAGTGGTTTATTACGCCAACTACCTGCGCCTGTTTGAATACGCCCGCGCTCTGTATGTCGAGGCGGCGGGATTCACTCTGCCTGAACTTGAGGAGCGCAACTGCCTGTTTGTCTGCCGCCGCGCCGAGGCCGATTATTTGTTGTCGGCCAAACTGGGCGACGCGCTGGACATTGAAACCCGCGTCGAAGCGGGCGGAAAAGCCTTCCTGGATTTTACCTATACCATCACGCGCATAAACAAAGACGGCGAACGGGAAGAGATCGCGCGCGGCTATACCAAGATGGTCTGCACCGCGCTCAAGAACGGACGACTCGCCCCGCAGCGTATGCCCGCCTGGCTGCTGGAGCAAATGCAGTCGCAATCATAA
- the lon gene encoding endopeptidase La, with protein sequence MPIKKTATKKTTKKTASKTKKAKPKKPAAKKGAAKKPVAKPLSEFPLLPLRDVVIFPGMIMPLFVGRPKSVAALEAGMQGNKQIVLTAQKKMEVDEPKAGELYSVGTLVNIMQMLKLPDGSIKVLVEGVARVRIKTVAAEEPFFVADIEPIQPSNDVGAEVLAMSRHVRDQFETYIKLNRKVPQETLLSIMNVDDPGKLADGIAAQLVIKVSDKQKLLAAATAKNRLKYLGEMLNDELEILELESKIKGEVRKQMEHSQKEYYLQEQIKVLQRELGKDGEGGEDFGKYRSRIKRAKMSSEAEEKALEELERLNGMPPLSPEATVVRNYLDWLCDLPWQKSTKDNLKLDQAEAILNADHYGLEKPKERILEFLSVGKLKRNLKGPILCFVGPPGVGKTSLGRSVARALGRKFVRISLGGVRDEAEIRGHRRTYIGSMPGRIIQSLKKVKSNNPVFLLDEIDKMSMDFRGDPASALLEVLDPEQNHTFSDHYMEVEFDLSNVMFIATANVSHTVPAALKDRLEIIEVPSYTEEDKACIARDFLLPKQIKNHGLNRFKPKFSAKSILQVVRDYTHEAGVRNLEREMASVCRKLARKAASNQLEQEINVTPKMVNDLLGIPRYRETEYGKENGVGCATGLAVTSVGGETLTTEVTIMPGSGQLILTGQLGDVMQESAKAALSFTRSRARSLQLDREFHKRFDIHIHVPEGAIPKDGPSAGITIAIALISALTGRPVKKDLAMTGEITLRGKVLPVGGIKEKVLAANRANMKTVLLPDDNRKDAPDIPEAVRKKIKIHFMKEMEDVMKHALEPLH encoded by the coding sequence ATGCCTATTAAAAAAACAGCCACAAAGAAAACAACCAAAAAAACTGCGTCTAAAACCAAAAAAGCCAAACCCAAGAAACCAGCAGCCAAAAAAGGCGCAGCAAAGAAACCCGTCGCCAAGCCGTTGTCTGAATTTCCGCTTTTGCCTCTGCGCGATGTGGTGATTTTTCCTGGAATGATTATGCCGCTATTTGTCGGGCGCCCGAAATCGGTGGCGGCGCTCGAAGCGGGCATGCAGGGCAACAAGCAGATCGTTCTCACCGCGCAAAAGAAAATGGAAGTCGATGAGCCGAAGGCCGGAGAACTCTATTCGGTCGGCACCTTGGTCAACATTATGCAGATGTTGAAACTGCCGGACGGCTCCATCAAAGTGTTGGTGGAAGGTGTGGCCCGGGTTCGCATCAAAACCGTGGCTGCGGAAGAGCCGTTCTTCGTCGCGGATATTGAGCCGATTCAACCGTCTAATGACGTTGGGGCGGAAGTCTTGGCGATGTCGCGCCACGTCCGCGACCAGTTTGAAACCTACATCAAACTCAACCGCAAAGTGCCGCAGGAAACGCTGCTGTCGATTATGAATGTCGACGATCCGGGGAAACTAGCGGACGGCATCGCCGCGCAACTGGTCATTAAAGTATCAGACAAACAAAAACTGTTGGCCGCCGCGACCGCGAAAAACCGTCTGAAATATTTGGGTGAAATGCTCAACGATGAGTTGGAAATTTTAGAACTCGAAAGCAAAATCAAAGGCGAAGTGCGTAAACAGATGGAGCACTCGCAGAAAGAATATTACCTGCAAGAACAGATCAAAGTCTTGCAGCGCGAACTCGGCAAAGATGGAGAGGGCGGCGAAGATTTCGGAAAATACCGCTCGCGCATCAAGCGCGCCAAAATGAGCAGCGAGGCCGAAGAGAAGGCCCTGGAAGAATTAGAGCGCTTGAACGGGATGCCGCCGCTGTCGCCCGAAGCGACGGTGGTGCGCAACTATCTCGACTGGTTGTGCGACCTGCCCTGGCAGAAATCGACCAAAGATAATCTGAAACTTGATCAGGCGGAGGCGATCCTCAACGCCGACCATTACGGCCTCGAAAAACCGAAAGAACGTATTTTAGAATTTCTCTCAGTTGGCAAATTGAAGCGAAATCTCAAAGGCCCCATCTTGTGTTTTGTTGGACCGCCGGGCGTGGGCAAAACCTCGCTGGGGCGTTCGGTTGCGCGCGCGTTGGGGCGCAAATTTGTGCGCATCTCGCTGGGCGGCGTACGCGACGAGGCCGAGATTCGCGGCCACCGCCGCACTTACATCGGCTCCATGCCGGGGCGCATCATTCAATCGCTCAAAAAAGTGAAGTCAAACAACCCGGTCTTTTTGCTCGACGAGATCGACAAAATGAGCATGGATTTTCGCGGCGATCCGGCGTCGGCGTTGTTGGAAGTTCTCGACCCGGAACAGAACCACACCTTCAGTGACCACTATATGGAGGTTGAATTCGACCTCTCAAACGTGATGTTCATTGCGACCGCGAACGTCAGCCATACCGTACCCGCTGCGTTGAAAGACCGGCTGGAAATTATTGAAGTGCCCAGCTACACCGAAGAAGACAAAGCGTGTATCGCCCGCGATTTTTTATTGCCCAAACAAATTAAGAACCACGGGCTCAACCGCTTTAAGCCGAAATTTTCCGCGAAGTCAATTCTGCAAGTGGTGCGCGATTACACCCACGAAGCGGGCGTTCGAAACCTGGAGCGCGAAATGGCCTCGGTGTGCCGCAAGTTGGCGCGCAAGGCCGCGTCAAACCAGTTAGAACAAGAAATTAATGTAACGCCGAAAATGGTTAACGACCTGCTCGGCATCCCCCGCTATCGTGAAACCGAATACGGAAAAGAAAACGGTGTGGGCTGCGCGACCGGGCTGGCGGTCACTAGCGTGGGCGGCGAAACCCTCACCACCGAGGTCACCATCATGCCGGGGTCCGGGCAGTTGATTCTGACCGGGCAACTGGGCGACGTGATGCAGGAATCGGCCAAGGCGGCGCTGTCGTTTACCCGCTCGCGGGCGCGTTCGCTGCAACTCGACCGCGAATTTCACAAACGGTTTGATATTCACATTCATGTTCCTGAAGGCGCGATTCCAAAAGACGGCCCCTCGGCGGGCATCACCATTGCGATTGCGTTGATTTCGGCGCTGACCGGGCGTCCCGTAAAAAAAGACCTCGCCATGACTGGCGAAATCACCCTGCGCGGCAAGGTGTTGCCGGTGGGGGGCATCAAAGAAAAAGTGTTGGCGGCCAACCGCGCCAATATGAAGACGGTGTTGCTGCCTGACGACAATCGCAAGGACGCGCCCGATATCCCCGAAGCGGTGCGCAAGAAGATCAAAATCCATTTTATGAAAGAAATGGAAGACGTGATGAAACATGCGTTGGAGCCATTGCACTAA
- a CDS encoding acetyl-CoA carboxylase carboxyltransferase subunit alpha — MRYLEFEQPLRELETKIEEMEVYASSRDMDLSHEIKPLREKLATMIDEIFSQLTPWQRVQLARHPNRPYTMDYIKSFVTDFVELHGDRAFRDDEAIVAGLGSIGGRSVAVVGHQKGRDTEENIRRNFGMSHPEGFKKARRIMEMADRFRLPIVTFIDSPGAYPGIAAEERGQHSAIAENLEMMAGLRVPVLCVVLGEGGSGGALAIGVGNCVMMLENAYYAVCTPEACAAIILKDRTKAAQVSGTMRIVADDLKRLGVIDEIIAEPMGGAHRNPQEAYENVEQAVSRRLEEFAAMDPETVAEHRYQRFREMGVFYEAQLSGPTLA; from the coding sequence ATGCGCTATTTAGAATTTGAACAACCCTTGCGGGAACTCGAAACCAAAATTGAAGAGATGGAAGTCTACGCGTCTTCGCGCGATATGGACCTCTCTCATGAAATTAAACCGCTGCGCGAAAAATTGGCGACGATGATTGATGAAATCTTCTCGCAGTTGACGCCCTGGCAGCGGGTTCAATTAGCCCGCCACCCGAACCGCCCTTATACCATGGATTATATCAAATCGTTCGTGACCGATTTTGTTGAACTACACGGCGACCGCGCCTTTCGCGACGATGAAGCGATTGTCGCGGGGCTGGGTTCTATCGGCGGGCGTTCGGTTGCGGTGGTTGGTCATCAAAAAGGGCGCGACACCGAAGAAAATATTCGCCGCAATTTTGGGATGTCGCACCCGGAAGGCTTCAAGAAAGCGCGCCGCATTATGGAAATGGCGGACCGCTTTCGCTTGCCCATTGTGACCTTTATCGACTCGCCCGGCGCCTATCCCGGTATCGCCGCCGAAGAACGCGGCCAACACTCGGCGATTGCGGAAAACCTGGAAATGATGGCGGGGCTGCGCGTACCGGTTCTTTGCGTCGTTTTAGGCGAAGGAGGCAGCGGCGGGGCGTTGGCGATTGGCGTGGGCAACTGCGTGATGATGTTGGAAAACGCGTACTACGCTGTGTGTACGCCCGAAGCCTGCGCGGCGATTATTCTCAAAGACCGAACCAAAGCGGCGCAAGTATCAGGGACGATGCGCATTGTCGCCGATGACCTAAAACGCCTGGGCGTGATCGACGAAATCATTGCGGAACCGATGGGCGGCGCCCACCGGAACCCCCAAGAGGCTTATGAAAACGTCGAGCAGGCGGTCTCCCGGCGTCTCGAAGAATTTGCGGCGATGGACCCGGAAACGGTTGCGGAACACCGCTATCAGCGCTTTCGTGAAATGGGCGTGTTTTATGAAGCGCAATTGTCGGGGCCGACATTGGCTTGA
- a CDS encoding HAD family hydrolase, whose protein sequence is MTPIRALLFDLDETLIKDRASTIHSLNAVVPKMLEHVPTLTHDQIRAVFVKTNNWHWENFDESPISKMNDPLETRSFLWSLALKELGVEANGLANELGQIYQDARHDSFEPYEDVAEFLPVLRERYALYLVTNGNRLMQRRKLETTGLTGGWEGIFIAQEQGVSKPKPQYFQRVLKAAKASPDECLMIGDNLNADIQGGINAGIKTVWMKRRDDMPEHPEVKPDHTVQNLKELVELLDNQYV, encoded by the coding sequence ATGACGCCGATCCGCGCTCTCCTTTTTGATCTTGATGAAACCCTCATCAAAGACCGCGCCAGCACCATCCACTCACTCAACGCGGTCGTCCCAAAGATGCTTGAGCATGTCCCAACGCTGACGCACGACCAAATCCGCGCGGTTTTCGTGAAAACCAATAACTGGCATTGGGAAAACTTCGACGAATCGCCCATTAGCAAAATGAATGACCCATTAGAAACCCGCTCTTTTTTATGGTCATTGGCGCTAAAAGAACTGGGCGTCGAAGCCAACGGGCTTGCCAATGAGTTAGGACAAATCTATCAAGACGCGCGCCATGATTCGTTTGAACCCTATGAAGACGTCGCTGAATTTCTGCCCGTTTTGCGCGAGCGCTATGCCCTCTATCTCGTCACCAATGGCAACCGCCTGATGCAGCGCCGTAAGTTAGAAACCACCGGCCTCACCGGAGGCTGGGAGGGCATTTTCATCGCGCAAGAACAGGGCGTCTCAAAGCCCAAGCCGCAATATTTTCAGCGCGTATTAAAAGCGGCGAAGGCTTCGCCTGATGAATGCCTGATGATCGGCGATAATCTAAACGCCGACATCCAGGGCGGCATCAACGCCGGCATCAAAACCGTCTGGATGAAGCGCCGCGACGATATGCCCGAACATCCAGAGGTAAAACCAGACCACACGGTACAAAATTTAAAAGAACTCGTAGAGTTACTCGACAACCAATATGTCTAA
- a CDS encoding DMT family transporter → MSNQNRSWVLGIICVIGAQFLFGTTFAFNKWVMNHNIDPIALGFARASLASVFMAPFFWSARNTTRWTPKDWRRVVFIGLGLNAVAIICEYMGTNFTSASNATLIIATESVFSVFLAVIILKETLHKQTVVGGVIALAGVALVMFRDIMHFEVHGGAGLFGDALVVASVVCWGLFTILSKKLLNHSNPIYTLFFINIFASISLGIVSGTQGTLAPMLEMDAYTWAAVLYLGLICSGGGFLLYFTALKLLPASIVVLTLTLIPVFGVVFSIGLLGEVLTLPQIIGGTSIICGVTYAMWPREAQKVVSEDALIGP, encoded by the coding sequence ATGTCTAACCAGAACCGCTCGTGGGTATTGGGCATCATCTGCGTAATCGGCGCCCAGTTTCTGTTCGGCACCACCTTCGCATTCAACAAATGGGTGATGAACCACAACATCGACCCCATCGCGCTGGGCTTTGCCCGCGCGTCGCTGGCTTCGGTTTTCATGGCGCCCTTCTTCTGGAGCGCCCGCAACACCACCCGCTGGACGCCCAAAGACTGGCGCCGGGTGGTCTTCATCGGCCTCGGCTTAAACGCCGTCGCCATTATTTGTGAATATATGGGAACCAACTTCACCAGCGCCTCCAACGCGACCCTGATTATCGCGACCGAATCGGTCTTTTCGGTGTTTCTCGCCGTGATCATTCTCAAAGAGACGCTTCACAAACAGACGGTAGTCGGCGGCGTGATCGCTCTGGCAGGCGTTGCGCTGGTGATGTTTCGCGACATTATGCACTTTGAAGTCCACGGCGGCGCGGGCCTCTTCGGCGACGCTCTGGTGGTCGCTTCCGTTGTTTGTTGGGGTTTATTCACCATCCTCAGCAAGAAGTTACTCAACCACTCCAACCCGATTTACACGCTGTTTTTCATTAACATATTCGCTTCGATTTCTTTGGGGATTGTCAGTGGAACACAAGGCACGCTGGCCCCCATGCTTGAAATGGACGCTTACACTTGGGCGGCGGTATTATATTTGGGGTTAATTTGCTCCGGAGGCGGTTTCTTGCTCTATTTCACCGCGCTTAAACTTTTGCCCGCCTCAATCGTTGTTCTTACTCTGACGCTGATTCCGGTTTTTGGCGTCGTGTTTTCTATTGGATTGCTTGGCGAAGTATTGACCCTGCCGCAAATAATCGGCGGAACATCCATCATCTGCGGGGTGACCTATGCTATGTGGCCAAGGGAAGCGCAGAAAGTCGTTAGCGAAGACGCACTGATCGGGCCGTAA
- a CDS encoding DUF1080 domain-containing protein gives MKCKSLTGLAFAVLFACAATIAAPQEMFNGKDLTGWTPIGGGKWTAEKGEIVGKTGDGAYGWLLSDKDYANFILEFDVKTEAKGNSGLQIRSHVVEGQMHGYQVEIDPTVGMHSGGIYDEHGRGWLAQPTADGEKAWNPDGWNHYRVEAIDETMKVFINGKQIVEVKDDNARSGVIALQVHSGDNPPVHVRFKNVKIDDKGLGEGWTPLFDGKTLNGWENIGIEEWSVVDGAILGMAVTDAYGYLATEKTFKDVEVSVYYLAESSGNSGLFYHSTFKGVDVSGVQAEIDPNPGNHTGGLYESAGRGWLVQPNELAEKVIKPIGKWNHLLLKVKGKHVQTWTNGLKSVDYINETPKYFDGVVALQLHSGGAAGVRFKGLQYRIPE, from the coding sequence ATGAAATGTAAATCGTTAACTGGATTGGCTTTCGCTGTTCTGTTTGCCTGCGCCGCAACCATTGCCGCGCCGCAAGAGATGTTCAATGGAAAAGATTTAACCGGCTGGACGCCCATCGGCGGCGGCAAATGGACAGCCGAAAAAGGCGAAATCGTCGGCAAAACCGGCGACGGCGCCTATGGCTGGCTGTTGAGCGATAAAGACTACGCCAATTTTATTCTTGAATTCGACGTCAAAACCGAGGCCAAAGGCAACTCCGGCCTGCAAATCCGCTCGCATGTCGTCGAAGGCCAAATGCACGGCTACCAGGTTGAAATTGACCCGACGGTCGGGATGCACAGCGGCGGCATCTATGACGAGCATGGACGCGGCTGGCTGGCGCAACCCACCGCCGATGGCGAAAAAGCCTGGAACCCGGACGGCTGGAACCATTATCGCGTCGAAGCCATCGACGAAACCATGAAGGTGTTTATCAACGGCAAACAGATCGTCGAAGTCAAAGACGACAACGCCCGCAGCGGCGTCATCGCCCTGCAAGTGCATAGCGGCGACAACCCGCCCGTGCATGTGCGTTTCAAGAACGTCAAAATCGACGACAAAGGCCTCGGCGAAGGCTGGACGCCGCTGTTTGACGGCAAAACTCTAAACGGTTGGGAAAACATCGGCATCGAAGAATGGTCCGTGGTTGACGGCGCCATCCTGGGCATGGCGGTCACCGACGCCTATGGATACCTCGCCACCGAGAAAACCTTCAAGGACGTTGAAGTGTCGGTCTACTACCTCGCCGAAAGCAGCGGCAACAGCGGGCTGTTTTATCACTCCACCTTCAAGGGCGTTGACGTGTCCGGCGTTCAGGCGGAGATCGACCCCAACCCCGGCAATCACACCGGCGGCCTCTACGAAAGCGCGGGCCGCGGCTGGTTGGTGCAACCCAATGAACTCGCCGAAAAGGTCATCAAACCCATCGGAAAATGGAACCACCTGCTTCTCAAGGTCAAAGGCAAACACGTTCAAACCTGGACGAATGGCCTGAAATCCGTCGATTACATCAATGAGACGCCCAAGTATTTTGACGGCGTGGTTGCGTTGCAGCTGCACAGCGGCGGCGCGGCGGGCGTACGTTTCAAGGGATTGCAATACCGCATCCCAGAGTAA
- a CDS encoding Gfo/Idh/MocA family oxidoreductase, translating into MKRRTFIQSASAFAVAPFAIGQAGQAANSKLNVAFIGSGGRAGTHVGFCANNENIVAFCDVDDDRAGDNYRKAPDAKRFKDFRVMLDKMAKEIDAVVISTPDHTHFAATYSAMANGKHVMTEKPLTHDIWQARTLQKAGHYFKVVTQMGNQGHATDGIRKIKEWYDAGVTGKVHTVLSSFGGPSFGPDKYFNIPEQFPPAKQPIPDHVDWQLWRGPVAENIEYNSIYVPKQWRGFFHFGNAQLGDWACHTLDAPFWALDLGAPTSVEVLKREMIAKDFVPRQSLLKFTFPANNKRGPVVLYWGDGGLKGPVKSEWNLKDNIGSMCMVGEKSAITTGGRPNDPRLVNDDQWDDFQKNMPAETIRRIKGGHVKEWVDAIKGDGPTPGSNFDYASGLTEMTLLGVLAQRSGKNIEWDAKNMRVTNHPELSSYVREPVRKGWECGDEVWT; encoded by the coding sequence ATGAAACGTAGAACATTTATCCAATCCGCTTCCGCTTTTGCTGTGGCGCCGTTCGCCATCGGCCAGGCAGGGCAAGCAGCCAATAGTAAACTCAACGTCGCCTTCATCGGCTCGGGCGGTCGCGCGGGAACCCACGTCGGCTTCTGCGCCAACAACGAAAACATCGTCGCCTTCTGTGACGTAGACGACGACCGCGCCGGGGACAATTACCGCAAAGCGCCCGACGCCAAACGCTTCAAAGACTTTCGCGTGATGCTCGACAAGATGGCCAAAGAGATCGACGCGGTGGTGATCTCGACGCCCGATCATACTCACTTCGCCGCGACATATTCCGCCATGGCGAACGGCAAACACGTCATGACCGAGAAGCCGCTGACTCACGATATCTGGCAGGCGCGCACCCTGCAAAAAGCAGGACATTACTTTAAGGTCGTGACCCAGATGGGCAACCAGGGCCACGCCACCGACGGCATCCGCAAGATTAAAGAATGGTATGACGCGGGCGTGACCGGCAAGGTGCACACCGTGTTGTCATCATTCGGCGGCCCGTCATTCGGCCCTGATAAATACTTTAATATTCCAGAACAATTCCCGCCCGCCAAACAGCCGATTCCAGACCATGTCGATTGGCAACTGTGGCGCGGCCCGGTAGCGGAAAATATTGAATACAACAGCATATACGTTCCAAAGCAATGGCGCGGCTTCTTCCACTTCGGCAACGCCCAACTGGGCGACTGGGCGTGTCACACGCTCGACGCGCCCTTCTGGGCGCTCGACCTCGGCGCGCCAACCAGTGTTGAAGTTCTCAAACGGGAGATGATCGCGAAAGATTTTGTGCCGAGACAATCGTTGTTGAAATTCACCTTCCCGGCGAACAACAAACGCGGCCCGGTGGTTCTTTACTGGGGCGACGGCGGTCTCAAAGGCCCCGTCAAATCAGAGTGGAACCTCAAAGACAACATCGGCTCGATGTGTATGGTCGGTGAGAAAAGCGCCATCACAACGGGCGGACGCCCCAATGACCCGCGACTGGTCAACGACGACCAGTGGGACGATTTCCAGAAGAACATGCCGGCTGAAACCATCCGCCGGATCAAAGGCGGCCATGTCAAAGAATGGGTAGACGCCATCAAAGGCGACGGCCCCACCCCCGGCTCAAACTTTGATTATGCGTCTGGTTTGACCGAGATGACGCTGTTGGGCGTACTGGCGCAGCGCTCTGGCAAAAACATTGAGTGGGACGCGAAGAACATGCGCGTCACCAACCACCCCGAACTCAGTTCGTATGTCCGAGAACCGGTTCGCAAAGGCTGGGAATGCGGCGACGAAGTCTGGACGTAA
- a CDS encoding GyrI-like domain-containing protein, protein MTQQDATVEIVEKSVEEQIIAGLRYTGKYEDCGQYFGQLFRKVGWGAAGKPFCLYYDCEYKADGAQVEVCVPLKQEKPIEGLDVRVLPGGRCVSLMHKGPYSELKRSYEKIVAYFKEKELTVSKLCPSREIYHKGPGMIFRGNPKNYLTEIQFMIEE, encoded by the coding sequence ATGACGCAGCAGGACGCTACTGTTGAGATCGTTGAAAAATCCGTCGAAGAGCAGATTATCGCCGGGCTGCGCTACACCGGAAAATACGAAGATTGCGGACAGTATTTCGGGCAGCTGTTCCGCAAGGTCGGCTGGGGCGCGGCGGGCAAACCGTTCTGTCTGTATTACGACTGCGAATATAAAGCAGACGGCGCCCAGGTCGAAGTCTGCGTCCCGCTCAAGCAAGAGAAGCCAATCGAAGGGCTGGACGTTCGCGTGTTACCGGGAGGCCGCTGCGTGAGTTTGATGCACAAAGGGCCTTACTCGGAACTCAAGCGTTCGTATGAAAAAATCGTGGCGTATTTCAAAGAGAAAGAACTTACGGTATCTAAGCTATGCCCGTCGCGCGAAATTTACCACAAAGGCCCCGGCATGATCTTTCGCGGCAATCCAAAAAACTACCTCACCGAAATCCAATTTATGATTGAGGAATAA
- a CDS encoding SGNH/GDSL hydrolase family protein — MKLKTNQGIIISILVLLFNLPCCKDLYGREQLAIADKGSYLADIISTLKTEWPTNRTVNIIAHGHSVPAGYFKTPIVNTFNAYPHLIHKALKAEYPYSVINVIVSAIGGENSLSGAKRFKEDVLSLKPDVILIDYALNDRGIGLESAEIAWREMIEKSLSSGAKVILLTPTGDTSAGMDDPDDLLNQHAKQIRNLAHEYQVGLVDSLQLFKQYIQQGGKLEDLMSQVNHPNLQGHQLVANELASWFKAE; from the coding sequence ATGAAATTGAAAACAAACCAGGGGATTATAATTTCGATATTGGTCTTATTATTCAATTTGCCTTGTTGCAAAGATCTTTATGGCAGAGAACAACTCGCAATTGCCGACAAAGGCTCCTATCTTGCTGATATCATCAGCACCTTAAAAACAGAATGGCCTACGAACCGCACAGTGAATATCATCGCGCATGGACATAGCGTACCTGCGGGATATTTCAAAACGCCAATCGTGAATACTTTCAACGCTTATCCCCATCTGATTCACAAAGCGTTAAAAGCAGAATACCCCTACAGCGTCATCAATGTCATCGTATCCGCCATCGGCGGCGAGAATTCCCTGAGCGGAGCAAAACGATTTAAAGAAGATGTATTGTCGTTAAAACCTGATGTTATTTTGATCGACTACGCATTAAACGACCGGGGAATCGGCCTTGAAAGTGCAGAAATCGCTTGGCGGGAGATGATCGAAAAATCTTTATCGAGCGGAGCCAAAGTCATTTTACTCACACCAACGGGCGATACGTCTGCCGGGATGGATGATCCCGACGATCTATTAAACCAACATGCCAAGCAAATTCGAAACCTGGCGCACGAATATCAGGTTGGCCTAGTCGACAGCCTCCAGTTATTCAAACAATACATACAACAAGGCGGCAAACTGGAAGACCTGATGTCGCAAGTCAATCACCCAAACCTACAAGGCCATCAACTGGTCGCGAATGAATTAGCGAGTTGGTTTAAAGCAGAATAA